From the Deltaproteobacteria bacterium RIFCSPHIGHO2_02_FULL_44_16 genome, the window TTTCGAAACATTTCTTTTTGTCTCGGGTCCTGCCGTCTGCGGTGTTCCGGTCTCCCGTTTATCGCGGGAACCCTCCGGAAGCACCTCCGACGTCACCCGTATCTCATCTGTTTCGAAAGAGGTCTTATTACTAAGTGTATATCCACCGCAGGTGCAGAGTGGGTGAGGCTTCCCACGGAAATGAAATCAATGCCAGTACTAAGATAGTTTGGCAATGTCTCTAATGTCATGTTTCCCGACGCTTCGAGAAGCGATCGCGGCGAGTATTTTTTCGTTATTGCTACTGCTTCGCGGATCATGTCAGGCGACATGTTATCAAGCATAATGATGTCGACATGTGCTTCAGCTGCAATGTGAACTTCATCAAGTGTTCTGGTTTCAACTTCAATGCGTAGGGGCGACCGGCCACTTGCCCCTACATGTTTTTTTATTTTCGCAATCGCCTCTTTGATGCCACCATCTGCCGTGATGTGATTATTTTTGATCATATAGAGATCATACAGTCCCATCCGATGATTGGTCCCGCCACCAGCTTTGACGGCTGCTTTTTGAAGCTCACGAAGTCCAGGAATGGTTTTTCGTGTGTCGAGAATTTTCACGTTCCCCTGTGCAAGATCGACAAAACGTTTTGTAAACGTTGCAATACCACTTAAGTGCTGAAGAAAGTTAAGTGCCGTGCGCTCTGCAGTTAAGATTGAAGCAAGAGAACCTTCGATGTGTGCGATAACACCTTTCGCTTTGAGATGATCTCCTTCTTTACACACGGTTGTCCATTTCATTTTTGGATCAACGGTTTTGAAAACTTTATGTGCGACAATGAGTCCAGAGATGATGAGATCTTCTTTCGCACGAATTTCCGCACGACCTTTGGCTGAAGTAGAAATGATAGCTTCTGTCGTGATATCGCCCATGCAGATGTCTTCTTGAAGGGCAAGGGAAATTAATTTTTCGATGTGAGAATTCATAAGAGCTACGAGATCAGACTCTGAAGTCAGCATTGCCGGAAGCGATGGGGACCCATTGCGGTGAGCTGGCTGTGAAAACCTCAGCACCCATGATTTTTATGGGGGAATGAGGAGGGTCCATAGCCAAGCGAGTCCGCAAAAGGGTCATCGCGGGAGGCAGCGCTGACAGAAGAGTCTGATCCTTGTTATATTTTTTTGAGTGCATCTGATAATTTTTCATATTTTTCTTGGGCTAATCGAAGTCGTTCGCGCTGAGTGTCCACAATTTGTTTTGGAGCATTCTCGACAAAATTCTTGTTTGAAAGTTTTTGTTCACACACAGAAATTTCTTCTTTGGTCTTTTCTGTTTCTTTTGTAAGTCTTGCTCTTTCAGCTTCTGTGTCAATGAGTCCTGCATGAGGAATCATGATTTCGGTCGATCTTATTACAGTTGTAGAAGCCTGATCCGGTCGTTTAAGATTTTTGCCGATCTCAATTTTTTCTACTCCAGCAAGATCTCGAATCATTTTTTCAAATTGCTCCGCAATTTTCAGTTCATCCTTTTGGGTTCCCGTGATGAGTGCCGTGATTTTTTGTTTCGGAGGGACGTTGTGTTCAGCTCTGACAGTGCGAATGGCGGTCACAAATTCTTTTGCGAGTTCAAAATTTGTAGCTTCTTTCTCGTAGGGGAACTGGCGTTCCTTTTCTGGGTACTTATCGATCATGAGTGTTGTGGCAGCGAGAGAACTCCAGATTTCTTCCGTGATAAAGGGCATGAAGGGATGAAGAAGACGAAGTGTTGTGGTGAGAACATGATGAAGTACCCCTTGGGTTGCATTTTTGTGCTCAGCATTATCACTATAGAGTGTTGGCTTGATCGCTTCTAAATACCAATCGCAAAAATCGTTCCAGACAAATTGATAAAGACCTTGGGCAGCTTCATGAAAATGAAAGGCTTCAAGGGATACAATAGTATCGTTTGTAACCTTTGCAAGACGATGGAGAATCCACTGATCCGCCGCCGAAAGCTTCGCTTTTTCATTTTTTTCTTTTTTAATATTTTCGAGATGTGTGAATGCAAAGCGCGCTGCGTTCCAAAGTTTGTTGCAAAAATTTCGGCCCATTTCAAATTTCGAGGTCGAGAGTTTTAAATCCTGTCCTTCGGTTGAAAGAAGAACGAGTGAGAAGCGCATGGCATCAGCGCCATACTTGTCGATGATCTCCAAAGGATCAATCCCATTGCCAAGACTTTTACTCATCTTGCGGCCTTGTTCATCGAGAATGGTACCGTGAATATAGACATCAGGAAAGGGAACTTTCCCCATCATCTTGAGGCCCATCATTACCATACGAGCGACCCAGAAAAAAATGATCCCTCGGTCAGTCACGAGCGTCGATGTGGGATAGTATGTTTTTAGCGACGCTGTTTTTTCTGGCCAACCGAGCGTTGAGAATGGCCAGAGCGCTGAAGAAAACCAGGTGTCAAGCACATCAGGATCTTGTTCGAGATCTGTAGATTCACAACAAGGACAATGTGTCGGTGTTGTTCTTGACACGATTGGCTTTCTGCAACCAATTTGACATTCACCCTTGTCGCGTCCTCGACAATACCACACTGGAATTCTATGCCCCCACCAGATTTGGCGAGAGATACACCAGTCACGAACATTTTCGAGCCATTGCAAATAAAAATCTTCCCATCGTTCTGGATGAAACGTGACTCGTTTCTTCCGGGATGCTTCCATGGCGAGCTGCGCTAGCGGCTTCATTTTCACGAACCATTGATCTGAAAGCCATGGTTCAATGATGGTGTTACAACGATAACAGTGGCCCACCGAATGAGTGTGTCCCTCAATTTTTTCTAACAGCTGCGCTGCTTCCAATGCTTTGATAATTTTCTTCCGACAATCCTCACGCGTGAGGCCGACATAGTTTTTCCCAGATGCATCGTTCATTGTTGCGTCTTCATTCATGACATTGATACGCAGAAGATGATGTCGCGCTCCAATTTGAAAATCGTTGGGATCGTGAGCAGGAG encodes:
- a CDS encoding valine--tRNA ligase, which translates into the protein MPALPKTYDPKLVEKKWYTFWEKNRLFHAPDTTKKKPYCIVIPPPNITGVLHMGHALNNTLQDILIRWKRMSGFEALWQPGTDHAGIATQNVVEREILDKEKKRRHELGREELVQRIWKWRDQYGDQILHQLKALGASCDWERTRFTFDEGLSEAVRECFVQLYEDGLIYKGKYIVNWCPRCRTALADDEVEHEEKQGNLWHFRYPLVDGSGFIVVATTRPETILGDTAVAVNPKDPRYKHFIGKEVQLPETDRSIPIIADDHVDAAFGSGAVKVTPAHDPNDFQIGARHHLLRINVMNEDATMNDASGKNYVGLTREDCRKKIIKALEAAQLLEKIEGHTHSVGHCYRCNTIIEPWLSDQWFVKMKPLAQLAMEASRKKRVTFHPERWEDFYLQWLENVRDWCISRQIWWGHRIPVWYCRGRDKGECQIGCRKPIVSRTTPTHCPCCESTDLEQDPDVLDTWFSSALWPFSTLGWPEKTASLKTYYPTSTLVTDRGIIFFWVARMVMMGLKMMGKVPFPDVYIHGTILDEQGRKMSKSLGNGIDPLEIIDKYGADAMRFSLVLLSTEGQDLKLSTSKFEMGRNFCNKLWNAARFAFTHLENIKKEKNEKAKLSAADQWILHRLAKVTNDTIVSLEAFHFHEAAQGLYQFVWNDFCDWYLEAIKPTLYSDNAEHKNATQGVLHHVLTTTLRLLHPFMPFITEEIWSSLAATTLMIDKYPEKERQFPYEKEATNFELAKEFVTAIRTVRAEHNVPPKQKITALITGTQKDELKIAEQFEKMIRDLAGVEKIEIGKNLKRPDQASTTVIRSTEIMIPHAGLIDTEAERARLTKETEKTKEEISVCEQKLSNKNFVENAPKQIVDTQRERLRLAQEKYEKLSDALKKI
- a CDS encoding nicotinate-nucleotide diphosphorylase (carboxylating), which translates into the protein MNSHIEKLISLALQEDICMGDITTEAIISTSAKGRAEIRAKEDLIISGLIVAHKVFKTVDPKMKWTTVCKEGDHLKAKGVIAHIEGSLASILTAERTALNFLQHLSGIATFTKRFVDLAQGNVKILDTRKTIPGLRELQKAAVKAGGGTNHRMGLYDLYMIKNNHITADGGIKEAIAKIKKHVGASGRSPLRIEVETRTLDEVHIAAEAHVDIIMLDNMSPDMIREAVAITKKYSPRSLLEASGNMTLETLPNYLSTGIDFISVGSLTHSAPAVDIHLVIRPLSKQMRYG